One Halovivax ruber XH-70 genomic region harbors:
- a CDS encoding DUF420 domain-containing protein → MATLSPDRVPLVAGVLSAVSLAIVFAAAGGYVPSSVLPAPPEAVLAAIPTVNVFISAIAIVTIATGWRAIRRGRVRTHRRAMGSAVGLFVTFLTLYLYRLVVTGGAASFAGPDEIFQFVYLPVLIGHVGLAIVCIPLLYYTLGLAVSHDVRGLRETAHAKVGRVAASLWIISFSLGIVVYLLGRVVYG, encoded by the coding sequence ATGGCAACACTCTCACCGGATCGTGTTCCGCTCGTTGCTGGCGTGCTGTCGGCCGTCTCGCTGGCCATCGTCTTCGCCGCAGCGGGTGGATACGTTCCCTCGTCCGTCCTTCCCGCGCCACCGGAGGCCGTCCTGGCGGCGATCCCAACGGTCAACGTCTTCATCAGCGCGATCGCGATCGTGACAATCGCCACCGGCTGGCGGGCGATTCGCCGCGGTCGCGTTCGGACCCACCGTCGGGCGATGGGTTCGGCGGTCGGGCTGTTCGTGACCTTTCTCACCCTGTACCTCTACCGGCTCGTCGTCACCGGCGGGGCCGCGTCGTTCGCCGGTCCCGACGAGATCTTCCAATTCGTCTACCTGCCCGTCCTGATCGGTCACGTCGGACTCGCGATCGTCTGCATTCCGCTGCTGTACTACACGCTTGGACTGGCCGTGAGCCACGATGTGCGTGGCCTCCGAGAGACGGCGCACGCGAAGGTTGGTCGCGTGGCCGCATCGCTGTGGATAATCTCGTTTTCTCTCGGCATCGTCGTGTATCTCCTCGGCAGGGTCGTCTACGGATAG
- the purF gene encoding amidophosphoribosyltransferase has product MTDGRGETPLRNGPTEKCGVVGVSLDGRSAARPLYYALYALQHRGQESAGIVTHDGFQQHSHVEMGLVGDAFDEGDLDGLTGEAGIGHVRYPTAGSVDKGCAQPFSVSFKSGSLGLSHNGNLVNADEIREELAGLGHAFTSDGDTEVIAHDLARNLLESDLIRAVKRTMGRIHGSYALTISHDDVVLGVRDPEGNRPLCIGKLDDGYVIASESAVIDTLDGELVRDVRPGELVVLEQDGSGFDSYQLVEREHTAHCFFEHVYFARPDSTIDGTLVYDARRDLGRKLWAESGVETDVVMPVPDSGRAFASGYAEAAGETTADGAPRDDDDDGPEFAEGLMKNRYVGRTFIMPTQDERERAVRLKLNPIKSTVEGKSVTLIDDSIVRGTTSTQLVDLLKDFGATDVHMRIGAPAIVAPCYMGIDMATREELIASDKSVDDIAETIDADSLAYLSTDAVAAALETGRSDLCLGCVTGEYPYDIDGEATDRDVTRPEIDGQAMGADD; this is encoded by the coding sequence ATGACTGACGGGCGGGGCGAGACACCCCTCCGGAACGGACCGACGGAGAAGTGCGGCGTCGTCGGCGTCTCACTCGACGGCCGATCGGCGGCACGGCCGCTGTACTACGCGTTGTACGCGTTACAACACCGCGGACAGGAGTCTGCTGGAATCGTCACTCACGACGGCTTCCAGCAGCACAGCCACGTCGAGATGGGGCTCGTCGGCGACGCGTTCGACGAGGGAGACCTGGACGGCTTGACCGGCGAAGCCGGCATCGGGCACGTCCGCTACCCCACGGCCGGGAGCGTCGACAAGGGCTGTGCACAACCCTTCTCCGTCTCGTTCAAGAGCGGGTCGCTCGGCCTCTCGCACAACGGCAACCTGGTCAACGCGGACGAGATCCGCGAGGAACTCGCCGGACTCGGCCACGCGTTCACGAGCGACGGCGACACCGAAGTGATTGCTCACGATCTGGCCCGGAACCTTCTGGAATCGGACCTCATTCGAGCGGTCAAGCGCACCATGGGTCGGATCCACGGCTCCTACGCGCTCACGATCAGTCACGACGACGTCGTTCTCGGCGTGCGCGACCCGGAGGGGAATCGACCCCTCTGTATCGGGAAGTTGGACGACGGCTACGTCATCGCCTCGGAGTCGGCGGTGATCGACACGCTCGACGGCGAACTGGTCAGGGACGTCCGCCCGGGCGAACTCGTCGTCCTGGAACAGGACGGCTCCGGGTTCGACTCCTATCAGCTCGTCGAGCGCGAGCACACGGCCCACTGCTTCTTCGAGCACGTCTACTTCGCCCGCCCCGATTCGACCATCGACGGAACGCTCGTCTACGACGCGCGACGGGACCTCGGGCGCAAGCTCTGGGCGGAAAGCGGCGTCGAAACCGACGTCGTGATGCCGGTGCCGGACTCGGGCAGGGCCTTCGCCAGCGGCTACGCCGAGGCAGCCGGCGAGACGACGGCCGATGGCGCGCCACGCGACGATGACGACGATGGCCCCGAATTCGCCGAGGGCCTGATGAAGAACCGGTACGTCGGCCGGACGTTCATCATGCCGACACAGGACGAACGCGAGCGCGCGGTTCGGCTGAAGCTCAACCCGATCAAGAGTACCGTCGAGGGCAAGTCCGTGACGCTGATCGACGACTCGATCGTCCGCGGGACGACCTCGACGCAACTCGTCGACCTACTCAAAGACTTCGGCGCCACCGACGTCCACATGCGAATCGGCGCTCCGGCTATCGTCGCCCCGTGTTACATGGGGATCGATATGGCGACGCGCGAGGAACTGATCGCGAGCGACAAGTCGGTCGACGACATCGCCGAGACGATCGACGCCGACAGTCTGGCGTACCTCTCGACCGATGCGGTTGCGGCAGCGCTAGAGACCGGCCGATCCGACCTCTGTCTGGGCTGTGTTACCGGCGAGTATCCATACGATATCGACGGCGAAGCGACGGATCGGGACGTGACGCGGCCGGAGATCGACGGACAGGCAATGGGCGCCGACGACTGA
- a CDS encoding 50S ribosomal protein L37e, whose amino-acid sequence MTGSGTPSQGKKNKTVHVKCRRCGEASYHTKKERCSACGFGKSASRRDYAWEGKAGDN is encoded by the coding sequence ATGACTGGTTCAGGAACCCCGAGTCAAGGCAAGAAGAACAAGACCGTTCACGTGAAGTGCCGACGATGTGGTGAGGCCTCCTATCACACGAAGAAGGAGCGCTGCTCGGCCTGTGGGTTCGGAAAATCGGCCTCGCGCCGCGACTACGCCTGGGAAGGCAAAGCTGGCGACAACTGA